Proteins encoded in a region of the Chryseobacterium piperi genome:
- a CDS encoding heavy metal translocating P-type ATPase encodes MSENCFHCGQGIEKERILFDEKTFCCNGCKSVYEILNTNNLSNFYELNKRAGIRPSDENSSQFDYLDTPEIFEKVTDFSEGNTSLVTFKVPVIHCSSCIWLLESLHTLNDGIKYSQVNFTRKTLQVSFNHNELKLSELAKFLTNLGYKPVISLETAEKNIDHLDKSLLVKLAIAGFAFGNGMFLAFPEYIGGEDYWMQHYKGLFRTLMFLLAIPVVFYSASDYYKSAWYGLKNKIVNIDVPIVLGIFVLFGRSIYEVVTDYGPGYFDTLCGLLFFMLLGKTFQKRTYSSLSYDRDYKSFYPIAVTKVDFNGKQDNILLSEIKVGDRILVRNQEIIPVDAILINGEGNIDNSFITGESESISKQPGDKIFAGGKQIGSSLELEVIKNVDQSYLTQLWNKEAFKKYETGLDTLTNNISKYFTFIILGIALVSGIYWSFIDLEKMFQVVSAILIIACPCALALSAPFTFGHIMRILGRNKFYVKDTLTIEKIAKIDTLVFDKTGTITHRKKTNIKYEGSEIQEFDLSNIKTLLKNSNHPLSKSLYEFIDINDDYFPVENFQEISGKGYEASVRGNIYRIGSAKYNNQESKNLETAVYISKNGEFLGKYIFKNEYREHLKNLFNTLTNYKIFILSGDNSSEEKQLKDIIPNCQAMAFNQSPEDKLNYIKGLQDKNLKVAMLGDGLNDAGALKQSNVGIAISDDTNTFTPSSDVIMNGDKVVSLDKYLNVCKGSITIVKMTFIISFLYNIVGLSYAVTGHMHPLFAAIIMPISSITVVTFTTVSTWILGRKYFKK; translated from the coding sequence GTGAGCGAGAACTGTTTTCATTGTGGACAAGGCATAGAAAAGGAAAGAATTCTTTTTGATGAAAAAACTTTTTGCTGCAACGGATGCAAGTCTGTCTACGAAATTCTGAATACCAATAATCTAAGTAATTTTTACGAGTTAAATAAAAGAGCAGGAATTCGCCCTAGTGACGAGAACTCTTCTCAATTCGATTACCTGGATACTCCTGAAATTTTTGAAAAAGTAACCGATTTCTCCGAAGGGAATACCAGTTTGGTTACCTTTAAAGTCCCTGTCATTCACTGTTCTTCTTGCATATGGCTTTTGGAAAGCCTTCATACCCTAAATGATGGGATCAAGTATTCTCAGGTTAATTTTACAAGAAAGACCTTACAGGTTTCATTCAATCATAACGAATTAAAATTAAGCGAATTAGCTAAATTTTTAACCAATCTTGGTTATAAACCGGTGATCAGTCTTGAAACCGCAGAGAAAAATATAGACCATCTGGATAAATCTCTGCTGGTAAAACTTGCCATTGCAGGTTTTGCATTTGGTAACGGAATGTTTCTGGCTTTTCCAGAATATATAGGCGGTGAAGATTACTGGATGCAGCATTATAAAGGACTCTTCAGGACTTTAATGTTTTTACTTGCAATCCCTGTCGTTTTTTATTCAGCTTCAGATTATTATAAATCTGCCTGGTATGGGCTAAAAAACAAAATCGTTAACATCGATGTGCCTATCGTTCTTGGTATTTTTGTTTTATTCGGCAGAAGTATCTACGAAGTAGTGACAGATTATGGTCCAGGATACTTTGACACCCTGTGTGGACTTTTATTCTTTATGCTTTTAGGAAAAACCTTTCAGAAAAGAACCTACAGCTCTCTTTCCTATGATCGTGACTACAAATCATTCTACCCAATTGCGGTTACTAAAGTGGATTTCAATGGAAAACAGGATAATATTCTTCTTTCCGAAATCAAAGTAGGAGACAGAATCTTAGTCAGAAACCAGGAAATCATTCCTGTAGATGCTATTCTGATTAATGGAGAGGGCAATATAGACAATAGCTTTATTACAGGAGAAAGCGAAAGCATTAGCAAACAACCGGGAGATAAAATTTTCGCAGGAGGAAAACAAATAGGATCATCTCTTGAATTAGAAGTGATCAAAAATGTAGATCAAAGTTATTTAACACAACTTTGGAATAAGGAAGCCTTTAAGAAATACGAAACCGGGCTAGATACCCTTACCAATAACATAAGCAAATACTTTACTTTTATTATATTAGGTATTGCTTTAGTATCAGGAATTTATTGGTCATTTATTGATCTGGAAAAAATGTTCCAGGTAGTTTCCGCAATTTTAATCATCGCATGCCCTTGTGCACTCGCTCTTTCCGCACCATTTACTTTTGGTCACATTATGAGGATTTTAGGCCGAAATAAATTCTACGTAAAAGACACACTTACCATTGAAAAGATTGCTAAAATCGACACTTTAGTATTTGATAAAACAGGAACGATCACCCATAGAAAAAAGACCAATATTAAATATGAGGGCTCCGAAATTCAGGAGTTCGATCTCTCCAATATCAAAACATTATTAAAAAACTCCAATCACCCACTTTCAAAATCTTTATATGAGTTTATAGACATTAATGATGATTATTTCCCTGTTGAAAATTTTCAGGAAATTTCAGGAAAAGGATATGAGGCCAGCGTAAGAGGAAACATTTATAGAATAGGATCTGCAAAATACAATAACCAGGAATCCAAAAACCTTGAAACTGCAGTCTATATAAGTAAGAATGGCGAATTCCTGGGCAAGTATATATTTAAAAATGAATATAGAGAACATCTAAAAAACCTGTTTAACACTCTTACAAACTACAAAATTTTTATACTGAGTGGAGATAACTCCTCAGAAGAAAAGCAGTTAAAAGACATTATTCCAAACTGCCAGGCAATGGCCTTCAATCAAAGTCCGGAAGATAAGCTGAACTACATCAAAGGATTACAGGATAAAAATCTAAAAGTAGCTATGCTCGGAGACGGCTTAAATGATGCCGGAGCATTAAAACAAAGCAATGTAGGAATTGCTATTTCCGATGATACCAATACCTTTACTCCTTCTTCGGATGTGATTATGAATGGAGATAAAGTGGTGAGTCTGGACAAATATCTGAACGTCTGCAAAGGCTCTATAACTATTGTGAAAATGACATTCATAATAAGTTTCCTGTATAATATTGTTGGTTTAAGTTACGCTGTTACAGGGCATATGCATCCGCTCTTTGCCGCGATAATCATGCCAATAAGCTCCATCACAGTAGTTACCTTTACTACAGTTTCAACCTGGATCCTGGGAAGAAAATACTTTAAGAAATAG
- a CDS encoding Crp/Fnr family transcriptional regulator, whose product MSQEQQIAIEERFARVFNDKSLKERLSSADFEKYISTKKKLIFQKHDTIFEDGEIPKGVYFLESGAAKLSKSGAFGKDQILRFIKEGDIIGYRSLLCGENFQAKAEAMTDIECTFLPADVFMFLLEVDSQLSFVMLQKIAYELGESSNTITFLAQKTVRERLAEILLLLEQKLGVDPEGFIKISLTREEIANIIGTATESAIRLISEFKQDDLIEVDGRNIKILNHDKLMKLGHVVL is encoded by the coding sequence ATGTCGCAGGAACAACAGATTGCAATTGAAGAGAGGTTCGCCAGAGTTTTTAATGATAAATCACTTAAGGAAAGGCTTTCAAGCGCAGATTTTGAAAAATACATCAGCACAAAGAAAAAATTAATTTTTCAAAAACACGACACTATTTTTGAAGATGGGGAAATTCCGAAAGGAGTATACTTTTTAGAAAGTGGAGCCGCTAAACTTTCTAAATCTGGAGCTTTTGGAAAGGATCAGATTTTAAGATTTATTAAAGAAGGAGATATCATTGGCTACCGGTCTTTACTTTGCGGAGAAAATTTTCAAGCTAAGGCTGAAGCAATGACTGATATTGAGTGTACTTTTCTACCTGCCGATGTGTTTATGTTTCTTTTGGAGGTAGACTCTCAGTTATCATTTGTAATGCTTCAGAAAATCGCGTATGAATTAGGGGAATCTTCCAACACCATTACTTTCCTTGCTCAAAAGACAGTAAGAGAAAGGCTCGCAGAGATTTTATTGCTTTTGGAACAGAAATTAGGAGTAGATCCTGAAGGGTTTATTAAAATTTCTTTAACAAGGGAGGAGATCGCTAATATTATTGGTACAGCTACTGAAAGTGCCATCCGTCTGATTTCTGAATTTAAACAGGACGACCTCATCGAGGTAGACGGAAGGAATATCAAAATCCTCAATCACGATAAACTAATGAAACTAGGTCACGTAGTTTTATAA
- the panB gene encoding 3-methyl-2-oxobutanoate hydroxymethyltransferase, whose amino-acid sequence MSVHSEIKKVTTETLRKMKFDKEKITMLTAYDFTTAKMVDAGGVDAILIGDSAANVMAGFETTLPITLDQMIYHAQSVVRGVDRALVIADLPFGTYQSNPEKALESAVRMMKEGGAHAVKIEGGKEISKSIKKIVNAGIPVMGHLGLTPQSIYKFGTYKVRAKDEAEAEKLISDAQLLEELGCFSIVLEKIPADLAKKVSESISIPTIGIGAGPDCDGQVLVYHDMVGMNQGFSPKFLRRYLDLYTEITGAVSQYVKDVKNVDFPNEKESY is encoded by the coding sequence ATGTCTGTTCACTCTGAAATTAAAAAAGTTACGACTGAAACCTTGCGCAAAATGAAATTCGACAAGGAAAAAATAACAATGCTTACCGCGTATGATTTTACCACGGCAAAGATGGTAGATGCAGGAGGTGTTGATGCTATTTTGATAGGGGATTCTGCAGCGAATGTGATGGCAGGGTTTGAAACGACTTTACCGATCACTTTAGATCAGATGATTTATCATGCTCAAAGTGTTGTTCGTGGAGTAGACAGAGCCTTGGTTATTGCTGATTTACCTTTTGGTACTTATCAGAGTAACCCGGAAAAAGCATTGGAATCTGCTGTGAGAATGATGAAAGAAGGAGGAGCTCATGCCGTAAAAATTGAAGGAGGGAAAGAAATTTCTAAATCGATCAAGAAAATTGTTAATGCAGGCATTCCTGTCATGGGGCATTTAGGATTAACACCTCAGTCTATTTATAAATTTGGAACTTATAAAGTGAGAGCAAAGGATGAAGCAGAAGCTGAAAAACTAATCAGTGACGCACAACTTTTGGAAGAACTGGGATGTTTTTCTATTGTTTTAGAAAAAATTCCGGCAGATCTGGCTAAAAAAGTATCAGAAAGCATTTCAATTCCGACGATCGGAATCGGAGCAGGTCCTGATTGTGACGGACAGGTTTTGGTTTATCATGATATGGTAGGAATGAATCAGGGATTCAGCCCAAAATTTTTAAGAAGATACCTTGATCTTTATACTGAAATTACAGGAGCTGTATCTCAATATGTAAAAGACGTAAAAAACGTCGATTTCCCAAACGAAAAAGAAAGTTATTAA
- a CDS encoding RluA family pseudouridine synthase: MEEQIVYEDNHLLVINKKVGQLVQGDKTGDESLLESIKNFIKKRDAKPGNVFLGLVHRIDRPTSGLVIYAKTSKALSRLTQMVKNREIEKTYWAVVSKEMIPQSQKLVHYLKKNEKNNKAIVFTKPTDGAKEAILTYTVIKSLDNYMLLEIDLETGRHHQIRAQLSKTGSPIKGDLKYGAPRSNPDGGINLHARMLKFIHPVTKEEIEIIAPVPQNDAIWRACEEGV, from the coding sequence ATGGAGGAACAGATTGTTTATGAAGACAACCATCTTCTGGTGATCAATAAAAAAGTTGGCCAGCTTGTGCAGGGCGATAAGACAGGAGATGAGTCATTATTGGAATCGATAAAAAATTTTATAAAAAAAAGAGACGCTAAACCGGGAAATGTTTTTCTCGGTTTGGTGCATCGTATAGACCGCCCAACTTCCGGATTGGTAATCTATGCTAAAACCTCAAAAGCACTTTCCCGTTTGACCCAGATGGTAAAAAACAGGGAAATAGAAAAGACTTATTGGGCGGTGGTTTCTAAAGAAATGATTCCACAAAGTCAGAAACTCGTTCATTATTTAAAGAAAAACGAAAAAAATAATAAGGCAATTGTTTTTACCAAACCAACAGATGGAGCTAAAGAAGCGATATTAACTTATACGGTTATAAAAAGTCTGGACAACTATATGCTTCTTGAAATAGACCTGGAAACAGGAAGGCACCACCAGATCCGGGCACAATTATCTAAAACAGGGAGTCCGATTAAAGGAGATTTAAAGTATGGAGCACCCCGTTCTAACCCTGATGGAGGAATTAATCTTCACGCCAGAATGCTGAAGTTTATTCATCCGGTCACAAAAGAAGAAATTGAAATTATTGCTCCTGTACCACAAAATGATGCTATTTGGAGAGCTTGTGAAGAAGGGGTGTAG
- the thiS gene encoding sulfur carrier protein ThiS, translated as MELLINHTRKIFALPPENLEELMNLEAPGKKKGIAVALNNRIVPISSWPDTLLQNNDSILIITATQGG; from the coding sequence ATGGAACTCTTAATCAACCACACAAGAAAAATTTTTGCGCTCCCTCCAGAGAATTTGGAGGAACTCATGAATTTAGAGGCTCCCGGAAAGAAAAAAGGAATTGCTGTTGCTTTAAACAACCGTATTGTTCCTATTTCGTCGTGGCCGGACACATTACTTCAGAACAATGATTCAATTTTAATTATCACTGCCACACAAGGCGGTTAA
- the thiC gene encoding phosphomethylpyrimidine synthase ThiC — protein MAHSITRSPFPNSKKVYVEGSIHNIYVAMREIHLSPTKLSRGGLEENPPVTIYDTSGPYTDENSEIDILKGLPRIREQWILDRKDVNVLEGISSEYGKARLADPKLDDLRFSYNHKPKVAFEGKEVTQLYYAKQGIITPEMEYVAIRENQKIEQLDFVSKEMASQHPGNSFGANTPKNKITPEFVRDEIAAGRAIIPNNINHPESEPMIIGRNFLVKINANIGNSAVSSSIEEEVEKAVWACRWGADTIMDLSTGKNIHETREWIIRNSPVPIGTVPIYQALEKVKGVPEDLTWEVFKDTLIEQAEQGVSYFTIHAGVLLRYIHLTVNRVTGIVSRGGSIMAKWCLYHHKENFLYTHFEEICEIMKKYDVAFSLGDGLRPGSIADANDAAQFAELETLGELTKIAWKHNVQVMIEGPGHVPMHMIKENMEKQLEECHEAPFYTLGPLTTDIAPGYDHITSGIGAAMIGWFGCAMLCYVTPKEHLGLPNKKDVKDGVITYKLAAHAADLAKGHPGAQYRDNALSKARFEFRWEDQFNLSLDPETAKAYHDETLPAEGAKIAHFCSMCGPKFCSMKITQEIRDSAEMGMLTKSQEFIENGKEIYL, from the coding sequence ATGGCACATTCAATAACCCGTTCGCCGTTTCCCAATTCCAAAAAAGTTTATGTAGAAGGCTCAATTCATAATATCTATGTTGCGATGCGTGAGATACATCTGAGTCCTACTAAACTTAGCCGAGGTGGTCTTGAGGAGAACCCTCCAGTAACTATCTATGACACATCAGGACCGTATACTGATGAAAATTCTGAAATTGATATTTTAAAAGGCCTCCCAAGAATACGGGAACAATGGATCCTGGATAGAAAAGATGTAAATGTATTAGAAGGTATATCGTCAGAATATGGTAAAGCACGTTTGGCAGATCCTAAACTCGATGATTTACGCTTTTCCTATAATCATAAGCCTAAAGTAGCTTTTGAGGGGAAAGAGGTGACTCAATTATATTATGCAAAACAAGGTATCATCACTCCTGAAATGGAATATGTAGCAATCCGGGAGAACCAGAAAATAGAACAGCTTGATTTTGTTTCCAAAGAAATGGCTTCACAGCATCCCGGAAACAGCTTTGGGGCAAATACCCCTAAAAATAAAATTACTCCTGAATTTGTAAGGGATGAAATTGCCGCAGGGAGAGCAATTATTCCCAATAATATTAATCACCCGGAAAGTGAGCCTATGATTATCGGACGAAATTTTCTGGTAAAAATAAATGCGAATATCGGAAACAGTGCGGTTTCATCAAGCATTGAAGAAGAGGTTGAAAAAGCAGTTTGGGCCTGCCGATGGGGAGCCGATACTATTATGGATCTTTCTACCGGAAAAAATATTCATGAAACCAGGGAGTGGATTATCCGAAACAGTCCTGTTCCCATAGGGACCGTTCCTATTTACCAGGCATTGGAAAAAGTGAAAGGAGTACCGGAAGATCTTACATGGGAAGTATTTAAAGATACTTTGATAGAACAGGCAGAGCAAGGAGTTTCTTATTTTACCATTCATGCCGGAGTTTTATTACGATATATTCACCTTACGGTTAACAGGGTAACGGGAATTGTTTCAAGAGGAGGTTCCATTATGGCAAAATGGTGTCTTTATCATCACAAAGAAAACTTTTTATATACCCACTTTGAGGAGATTTGTGAAATCATGAAAAAGTACGATGTTGCTTTCTCTTTAGGTGACGGGTTGAGACCGGGTTCTATTGCGGATGCGAATGATGCGGCTCAGTTTGCAGAGCTTGAAACGTTAGGAGAGCTTACAAAAATAGCATGGAAGCATAATGTACAGGTAATGATAGAAGGACCGGGTCATGTACCGATGCATATGATCAAGGAAAATATGGAGAAGCAGTTGGAAGAATGTCATGAGGCTCCGTTTTATACATTAGGACCATTGACTACGGATATTGCACCTGGGTATGATCACATTACCTCCGGTATTGGAGCAGCGATGATCGGATGGTTTGGTTGTGCCATGTTGTGTTATGTCACTCCAAAAGAACATTTAGGTCTGCCGAATAAAAAAGATGTTAAGGATGGGGTGATTACTTATAAGCTTGCTGCTCATGCGGCAGATTTGGCTAAAGGCCATCCTGGCGCCCAATATAGAGATAATGCTTTAAGTAAAGCGAGATTTGAATTCAGATGGGAAGATCAGTTCAACCTGTCATTAGATCCTGAGACCGCAAAAGCATATCACGATGAAACTCTTCCTGCAGAAGGAGCAAAGATTGCTCATTTTTGTTCGATGTGTGGGCCGAAATTCTGTTCCATGAAAATTACTCAGGAAATAAGAGATTCTGCAGAAATGGGAATGCTTACCAAGTCACAAGAATTTATTGAGAACGGAAAAGAGATCTATTTATGA
- a CDS encoding thiamine phosphate synthase, protein MIIVITPEELIQNETTVINQMFREGLDLLHVRKPFASDQEMKTFLDAIDPVFYSQCVLHSHFELAEPYGISRLHFREADRFTRSYVAYVQDYIISTSVHDIKEYNDLGKEWEYAFLSPFFPSISKKGYGNEKTVLKECEQQNNKDVGLIALGGIHEKNILEALYKGIHGVALLGAIWQSDQPVEVLKRVRFLYEDHIKIKSFKS, encoded by the coding sequence ATGATCATAGTCATAACTCCTGAGGAGTTGATTCAGAATGAAACAACAGTGATTAATCAAATGTTTCGGGAGGGGCTCGATCTACTTCATGTGAGAAAGCCTTTTGCTTCTGATCAGGAAATGAAAACTTTTCTAGATGCTATTGATCCTGTATTTTATTCTCAATGTGTATTGCATAGTCATTTTGAGCTTGCTGAGCCATATGGTATTTCCAGGTTGCACTTCAGGGAGGCGGACCGGTTTACCAGATCATATGTGGCTTATGTTCAGGATTATATTATATCTACTTCTGTGCATGATATTAAGGAATATAATGACTTGGGAAAAGAATGGGAATATGCTTTTCTTAGTCCATTTTTTCCAAGTATTTCTAAAAAGGGATATGGGAATGAGAAAACTGTTCTCAAAGAGTGTGAACAGCAAAATAATAAAGATGTAGGCTTGATTGCCCTGGGAGGAATTCATGAGAAAAATATATTGGAAGCCCTCTATAAAGGAATTCATGGAGTTGCATTACTAGGGGCTATATGGCAAAGTGACCAACCTGTTGAGGTGCTAAAACGTGTAAGGTTTTTATATGAGGATCATATTAAAATAAAAAGTTTTAAAAGCTAA
- the thiE gene encoding thiamine phosphate synthase, translated as MKRLQYISQGNTKEDQELNIYKALDAGVQWVQVRWKNAPAGELIQLCERAKLLCTDYQAICIVNDHAELAKKIDADGVHVGLNDISVLEARKILEPRKIIGGTANTLVDVLQRMSEQCDYIGLGPLRFTSTKEKLSPVLGFEGYHKLIQHLKERSFDLPKIYAIGGVQLDDIELLQQIGIYGVAVSGQITHQPSIVNEIKQALNESDIKNSR; from the coding sequence ATGAAAAGACTGCAATATATCTCTCAGGGGAATACAAAAGAAGATCAGGAATTAAATATTTATAAAGCATTAGATGCAGGAGTGCAATGGGTACAGGTACGATGGAAAAATGCTCCTGCCGGTGAATTGATACAGCTTTGTGAGAGAGCAAAATTATTATGTACAGATTACCAGGCCATATGCATTGTTAATGATCATGCAGAGCTGGCCAAAAAGATTGATGCGGATGGCGTGCATGTAGGGTTAAATGATATTTCCGTTTTGGAGGCAAGAAAAATTTTAGAACCCAGAAAAATAATTGGAGGGACAGCTAATACTTTGGTTGATGTACTTCAAAGAATGTCTGAGCAATGCGATTATATTGGTTTAGGACCACTCAGGTTTACTTCTACAAAAGAAAAGCTCAGCCCTGTTTTAGGTTTTGAAGGGTATCACAAATTAATTCAACATCTAAAAGAAAGATCTTTTGATCTGCCTAAAATCTATGCAATAGGAGGTGTACAACTGGATGATATAGAATTATTACAACAAATCGGAATATATGGAGTTGCTGTTTCTGGACAAATCACCCATCAGCCATCGATTGTTAACGAAATAAAACAAGCTTTAAATGAATCAGATATTAAAAATAGCAGATAG
- a CDS encoding thiazole synthase yields the protein MNQILKIADRSFESRLFLGTGKFGNLAEMTQSIIASESNMVTMALKRMDAHSKEDDLLSALRPTHAHLLPNTSGARTAKEAVLAAQLAREALETNWVKLEIHPDPKYLLPDPIETLYATEELAKLGFIVMPYIHADPVLCKRLEDAGTSVVMPLGAPIGTNKGLRTLDFLEIIISQSNVPVVVDAGIGAPSDAAKAMEIGADAVLVNTAIAVAKDPINMALAFKEGVIAGRRAYESGLGAISSHAEASSPLTSFLFE from the coding sequence ATGAATCAGATATTAAAAATAGCAGATAGAAGTTTTGAATCAAGACTTTTTTTAGGAACTGGCAAGTTCGGAAATCTGGCGGAAATGACACAATCTATTATCGCTTCAGAATCCAATATGGTGACAATGGCATTGAAACGGATGGATGCTCATTCGAAGGAAGATGATTTGTTAAGTGCTTTAAGGCCAACGCATGCACATCTTCTTCCCAATACTTCAGGAGCTCGTACAGCTAAAGAGGCGGTATTGGCTGCCCAACTGGCAAGAGAGGCACTGGAAACCAATTGGGTAAAGCTGGAAATCCATCCGGATCCTAAATATTTACTACCGGATCCTATCGAAACATTGTACGCGACTGAGGAACTTGCTAAATTAGGTTTTATTGTAATGCCTTATATCCATGCAGATCCTGTTTTGTGTAAACGTCTTGAAGATGCGGGAACATCTGTGGTCATGCCTTTAGGTGCTCCGATTGGAACGAATAAAGGGCTTCGTACTTTAGATTTTCTTGAAATTATTATTAGCCAGAGTAATGTGCCTGTTGTTGTAGATGCAGGAATAGGAGCTCCTTCCGATGCAGCTAAGGCAATGGAAATCGGAGCCGATGCTGTTTTGGTTAATACAGCTATTGCCGTTGCAAAAGATCCCATTAATATGGCATTGGCATTTAAAGAAGGTGTTATTGCGGGAAGAAGAGCTTACGAATCAGGATTGGGAGCGATAAGCTCTCATGCAGAAGCCTCAAGTCCACTGACTTCTTTTTTATTTGAATAA
- the thiH gene encoding 2-iminoacetate synthase ThiH, giving the protein MHSFEKIFEQYQWDQIKQRLDHVTLSDVEYSLQKKKKTLDDFFNLISKAAASKLEVMASIAQTTTQKRFGKVIQLYAPLYLSNECQNICTYCGFSLDNKLKRKTLSDTELMMEAMVLKTMGINHVLLVSGEANKTVGISYFLNAVRLLKPHFANISIEVQPLSEEEYSQLHKEGVHSVLVYQETYHQEVYKQYHPKGKKSNFPFRLDTPDRIGRAEIHKMGLGVLLGLEDWRVDSFFNALHIDYLQKQYWKSKFSVSFPRLRPAEGIIEPNFIMEDKDLLQLICAYRIWNEDLEISISTRENENFRNHIVSLGATTMSAGSKTNPGGYAVDQQSLEQFETSDERSMLTIKNMIKGAGYDPVMKDWDSVYSGF; this is encoded by the coding sequence ATGCATAGTTTCGAAAAAATTTTTGAGCAATATCAGTGGGATCAGATAAAACAAAGATTAGATCATGTTACTCTTTCGGATGTTGAATACAGCCTGCAAAAGAAGAAAAAGACATTGGATGATTTTTTTAATTTGATCTCAAAGGCTGCTGCATCCAAACTGGAAGTGATGGCTTCCATAGCTCAGACTACAACTCAAAAACGGTTTGGTAAAGTCATACAACTGTATGCTCCATTATACCTTAGCAATGAATGCCAGAATATATGTACCTATTGTGGTTTCAGCCTGGATAATAAGCTTAAAAGAAAAACCCTTTCTGATACGGAACTCATGATGGAGGCTATGGTACTGAAAACAATGGGAATAAACCATGTATTATTAGTAAGTGGGGAGGCGAATAAGACGGTAGGTATTTCTTACTTTCTTAATGCAGTTCGGTTGCTAAAACCTCATTTTGCTAATATTTCTATAGAAGTCCAGCCTTTATCAGAAGAGGAATATAGTCAGTTGCATAAGGAAGGGGTGCATTCAGTTTTAGTTTATCAGGAAACTTATCATCAGGAGGTGTACAAACAATACCATCCTAAAGGAAAGAAATCAAACTTTCCGTTTCGTCTGGATACTCCTGACAGAATTGGAAGGGCAGAAATTCATAAAATGGGACTAGGTGTTTTATTAGGGCTTGAAGACTGGAGAGTAGATAGCTTTTTTAATGCACTGCATATAGACTATTTGCAAAAACAATACTGGAAGAGTAAATTTTCTGTGTCATTTCCCAGATTAAGACCTGCTGAAGGAATTATAGAACCTAATTTTATTATGGAAGATAAAGATCTCTTACAACTAATCTGTGCTTATAGGATCTGGAATGAAGATCTGGAAATTTCAATCTCTACAAGAGAAAATGAGAATTTCAGAAATCATATTGTTTCATTGGGAGCTACAACGATGAGTGCAGGTTCAAAAACGAATCCTGGCGGATATGCGGTAGATCAGCAATCCCTTGAACAATTTGAAACCAGTGATGAAAGAAGTATGCTGACTATCAAGAATATGATTAAAGGAGCAGGATACGATCCTGTGATGAAAGATTGGGATTCTGTTTACAGTGGTTTTTAA
- a CDS encoding HesA/MoeB/ThiF family protein, which produces MKKEDVFSRYSRQIFIDEIGVAGQRKIMKAKILVVGAGGLGSPVIQYLSAAGIGTLGVADFDIVELHNLNRQVIHNEKSVGESKVKSALRFIKSLNHHIHCNPIEEKIDDANVEEIIAEYDLVVDGSDNFKSRYLINDACVKLGKPLVYGSILGFSGQVAVFNYEGSKNLRDLFPEPPVEENLPDCDSLGVLGSLPGIVGSMMAHLTLKTVSDLPLNLNQLTLIDTWNWRFQTIDF; this is translated from the coding sequence ATGAAAAAAGAAGATGTTTTTTCTCGATACAGCCGGCAAATATTCATTGATGAAATTGGTGTTGCGGGGCAAAGGAAAATAATGAAGGCAAAAATCCTTGTTGTAGGTGCCGGAGGATTGGGAAGTCCGGTTATTCAGTATTTGTCTGCTGCAGGAATAGGGACATTAGGAGTAGCCGATTTTGATATTGTAGAATTGCATAATCTGAACCGGCAGGTTATTCATAATGAAAAAAGTGTTGGAGAGTCTAAAGTCAAAAGTGCGCTGCGGTTTATTAAAAGTTTGAATCATCACATTCATTGTAATCCCATTGAAGAAAAGATAGATGATGCAAATGTTGAAGAAATAATCGCTGAATATGATCTTGTTGTAGATGGATCTGACAATTTTAAGAGTAGGTATTTAATTAACGATGCCTGTGTGAAATTAGGAAAACCTTTGGTATATGGAAGTATTCTGGGTTTTTCCGGTCAGGTTGCCGTATTCAATTACGAAGGGAGTAAAAATCTAAGAGACCTGTTTCCTGAACCACCGGTTGAAGAAAATCTTCCAGATTGTGATAGTCTTGGCGTCCTAGGATCATTACCGGGTATTGTGGGAAGTATGATGGCTCATTTGACCTTAAAAACAGTCAGCGATTTACCATTGAATCTCAACCAACTGACGCTGATTGATACATGGAATTGGCGATTTCAAACTATTGATTTCTAG